The Parachlamydia acanthamoebae genome has a window encoding:
- the ispF gene encoding 2-C-methyl-D-erythritol 2,4-cyclodiphosphate synthase: MSKKIRTGLGQDSHRFLQPDSSKLCIIAGVIFDDTPGFNANSDGDVVYHAICNAITSLSGVLILGGIADDLCLNDGITDSEVYLKEALKTLGKQKIVHVAISLEGKKPKFKDKILQMREKIAQVMGLSVEEVGITATSGEGLTDFGCGDGVQCFAILTTEEDI; the protein is encoded by the coding sequence ATGTCTAAAAAAATTAGAACGGGACTAGGACAAGACAGCCATCGCTTTTTGCAACCCGATTCATCTAAGCTTTGCATTATTGCAGGGGTGATTTTTGATGATACCCCAGGATTTAATGCAAATTCTGATGGAGATGTTGTGTATCATGCCATTTGCAATGCGATCACTTCGCTGTCCGGTGTTCTTATTCTGGGGGGGATTGCCGACGATCTATGCTTAAACGATGGAATTACAGATAGCGAAGTTTATCTAAAAGAAGCCTTAAAAACTTTAGGGAAACAAAAAATTGTGCATGTAGCGATTTCATTGGAAGGGAAAAAGCCTAAGTTTAAAGACAAAATTCTTCAAATGCGTGAGAAGATCGCACAGGTGATGGGATTGAGTGTAGAAGAAGTGGGCATTACGGCAACTTCTGGGGAAGGATTAACTGATTTTGGATGTGGAGATGGTGTTCAGTGCTTTGCCATCTTAACGACCGAGGAAGACATTTAA
- the murA gene encoding UDP-N-acetylglucosamine 1-carboxyvinyltransferase: MEILKIKGGARLNGTVKAAGAKNAMTKLLVASLLSDKKCTFYNVPNIGDVEVTVSLCQEIGMKVNWDREAGCMEVVTPELKTAYVPQRFSGSNRIPILMIGALLGRTDQDIIVPTVGGCAIGSRTVDFHIDALRKLGASIEYREMKREGAYFAHAHNGLKGTIIHLPYPSIGATENTILASVTARGMTVIKNAATEPEIIELILFLQKLGANIFYDVDRTICIQGTRRFYEVEHTVIPDRIEAASWGMAAIASKGKVFVEGAQHYNMITFLNKIREVGGGFDIKSNGIEFFYDGPLQGGLHLETDVHPGFMTDWQQPFVVLLTQASGSSVIHETVYENRFGYTEVLGSMGADITLFRQCLGGKECRFNAQSFCHSIIVKGATPLTGKEIKIPDLRAGFAYVMAALLGSGESTISGLHFLDRGYENLAGKLQNLGAEASRIKLEKNSSPTFEEIQKPSIPMVAEAQLA, from the coding sequence ATGGAAATACTCAAAATTAAAGGCGGCGCACGTTTAAACGGAACTGTTAAAGCTGCTGGTGCAAAAAATGCAATGACAAAGCTGCTTGTTGCGTCTTTGCTCTCTGATAAAAAATGCACGTTTTACAATGTTCCTAATATTGGAGATGTGGAGGTCACGGTCTCTCTATGCCAAGAAATCGGCATGAAGGTCAATTGGGACCGAGAAGCAGGCTGCATGGAAGTCGTCACACCAGAACTTAAAACCGCCTATGTCCCTCAACGCTTTTCAGGATCTAATCGCATCCCTATTTTGATGATCGGCGCGCTCCTAGGACGAACGGATCAAGATATTATCGTTCCCACTGTTGGCGGTTGCGCAATCGGAAGCCGCACTGTCGATTTCCACATCGATGCTCTACGCAAATTGGGAGCCTCCATTGAATACCGAGAGATGAAAAGAGAGGGCGCCTATTTTGCACATGCTCACAATGGACTGAAAGGAACAATCATTCACCTTCCCTATCCTTCCATAGGGGCTACTGAAAATACCATTTTGGCTTCTGTAACTGCGCGTGGAATGACTGTGATTAAAAATGCAGCAACAGAACCTGAAATTATCGAACTCATTTTATTCCTCCAAAAGCTTGGAGCCAACATTTTTTACGATGTGGACCGTACGATTTGCATTCAAGGAACACGTCGTTTTTACGAAGTTGAACACACTGTTATTCCTGACCGCATTGAAGCGGCTTCATGGGGTATGGCTGCCATTGCTTCTAAAGGAAAAGTTTTCGTAGAAGGCGCTCAACACTACAATATGATCACTTTTTTAAACAAAATTCGTGAAGTAGGTGGTGGTTTTGACATTAAAAGCAATGGCATCGAATTTTTCTATGATGGGCCTTTACAGGGCGGCCTTCATCTTGAGACAGATGTCCATCCAGGTTTTATGACGGATTGGCAGCAGCCTTTTGTCGTTCTTTTAACTCAAGCATCTGGTTCCTCCGTTATCCATGAAACGGTTTATGAAAATCGTTTTGGTTACACAGAAGTTTTAGGAAGTATGGGAGCGGATATCACCTTATTTAGACAATGTCTCGGGGGAAAAGAATGCCGATTCAATGCACAAAGTTTCTGCCACAGTATTATCGTAAAAGGAGCGACTCCTTTGACAGGTAAGGAAATTAAAATTCCTGACCTTCGCGCAGGCTTTGCCTATGTCATGGCAGCACTGCTTGGATCTGGCGAAAGTACAATTTCAGGCTTACACTTTTTAGATCGCGGCTATGAAAACCTCGCAGGAAAACTGCAAAACCTTGGAGCTGAAGCCTCTAGAATCAAGTTAGAGAAGAATTCTTCTCCTACATTTGAAGAGATTCAAAAACCAAGTATTCCAATGGTCGCAGAAGCACAGCTTGCTTAA
- a CDS encoding ATP-dependent Clp protease proteolytic subunit, with protein MPKNDQDQDSIPTPKTEEKIDRALLEARRIFLSDAVDSNTAADIIKKLWYLELTAPGKPILFVINSPGGSVDSGFAIWDQIKMISSPVTTLVTGLAASMGSVLSLAGAPKRRFATPNSRFMIHQPLIGGVIKGQATDLEIQAKEMLKTRNTLIELYMRETGKDFAAIEKAIDRDTWMSAQEAYEFGLLSGVVESYKDLS; from the coding sequence ATGCCTAAAAATGATCAAGACCAAGATTCCATTCCGACCCCTAAAACGGAAGAAAAAATCGATCGTGCGCTTCTCGAAGCTAGACGCATTTTTCTAAGCGATGCCGTTGATAGCAATACAGCCGCAGATATCATTAAAAAATTGTGGTATCTCGAATTGACTGCCCCAGGAAAACCTATCCTTTTTGTGATTAATAGTCCTGGAGGTTCCGTTGACTCAGGTTTTGCAATTTGGGACCAAATCAAAATGATTTCTTCTCCTGTTACGACTCTTGTAACCGGATTAGCCGCCTCAATGGGTTCTGTTTTAAGTTTAGCTGGAGCACCCAAAAGAAGATTTGCGACTCCTAACTCTCGCTTTATGATTCACCAACCTCTAATTGGTGGTGTGATTAAAGGGCAGGCAACGGACTTAGAAATCCAAGCAAAAGAAATGTTAAAAACACGCAACACCCTCATTGAGTTATACATGCGCGAAACGGGTAAAGATTTTGCGGCTATTGAAAAAGCCATTGATCGAGATACTTGGATGTCCGCGCAAGAAGCTTATGAATTCGGCCTTCTCAGTGGAGTTGTCGAATCCTACAAAGATTTAAGCTAA
- the dapF gene encoding diaminopimelate epimerase, with protein MNFSFSKYSGCGNDFILIDNRDQRFPDRDASFIERLCLRRHGIGADGLILLELSHIADFRMRIFNADGYETEMCGNGIRCLVKFAQEIGIQKKHYTIQTMHSLLEAFPFGDSITISMTDPAEIEWDTQIEVDQTLLTVHWVDTGVPHAVIFVDELEEARWMTLAPKIRAHPHFSPKGVNVNFAQIKKEEISLRTYERGVEQETLACGTGATAAAIAAAKIQGISSPVSIKTRSGDNLEIQFEKTTKFRNVRLTGPAICTFKGVLAG; from the coding sequence ATGAACTTTTCTTTTTCAAAATACAGTGGCTGCGGCAACGATTTTATTTTGATTGATAATCGCGATCAACGTTTCCCTGATCGCGATGCTTCTTTCATTGAGCGTCTTTGCCTGAGGCGACATGGAATTGGAGCCGATGGCTTAATTCTTCTTGAACTCTCCCATATCGCCGATTTTCGCATGCGAATTTTTAATGCGGATGGATACGAAACAGAAATGTGTGGTAATGGCATTCGTTGCCTAGTCAAATTTGCTCAAGAAATTGGCATTCAAAAAAAACACTACACCATCCAAACCATGCACTCTCTTTTAGAGGCATTTCCCTTCGGGGATTCGATCACGATATCTATGACAGATCCAGCAGAAATTGAATGGGATACACAAATTGAAGTGGATCAAACACTACTCACCGTGCATTGGGTGGATACGGGCGTGCCACATGCTGTCATATTTGTTGATGAACTTGAAGAAGCTCGTTGGATGACACTCGCCCCTAAAATTCGCGCTCACCCTCATTTTTCTCCAAAAGGGGTCAATGTCAACTTTGCTCAAATTAAAAAAGAGGAAATTTCTTTACGTACCTATGAAAGAGGTGTCGAACAAGAAACATTGGCCTGCGGCACAGGAGCAACAGCTGCTGCGATTGCTGCCGCCAAAATACAAGGAATCTCCTCACCTGTTTCGATCAAAACACGCTCCGGAGATAATCTTGAAATTCAATTTGAAAAAACGACAAAATTCCGCAATGTACGCCTAACAGGCCCTGCCATTTGTACTTTTAAAGGGGTTTTAGCCGGATAA